The Chlorocebus sabaeus isolate Y175 chromosome 1, mChlSab1.0.hap1, whole genome shotgun sequence genome includes a region encoding these proteins:
- the LOC103219355 gene encoding uncharacterized protein has product MSVLGSAPRGSCRRLTRASTGTRRRNGLRDGPGAAAAGAPTAGRRRLARWPRKPPLLGHAQLSAAPVPPAARVGRDPAPGESGRPPRRGARAAPGARPDPAAPGRGGRGRPNWEDVSSWCAQLRAGVSDGAAAARAAPALPTDRLPQPDSCPTGQQAPNVDGARPEVLTPGSREWSREAGHGANHITCINSHQPFQEDVSETIKIMIPSNSIKA; this is encoded by the exons ATGTCTGTCCTGGGCTCGGCTCCCCGGGGGAGCTGCAGGCGCTTAACAAGGGCGTCCACAGGTACCAGGCGCAGGAACGGTCTCCGCGACGGcccgggggcggcggcggccggcGCGCCCACCGCCGGCCGGAGGCGCCTGGCGAGGTGGCCCAGGAAGCCCCCGCTCCTCGGCCACGCTCAGCTTTCCGCCGCGCCGGTGCCCCCGGCGGCCCGGGTGGGACGTGACCCCGCCCCCGGCGAGTCGGGGCGCCCCCCACGGAGGGGTGCGCGGGCCGCCCCCGGTGCCCGGCCCGACCCTGCCGCCCCGGGCCGTGGCGGGCGCGGGAGGCCCAACTGGGAAGATGTCTCCTCTTGGTGCGCGCAGCTTCGCGCGGGGGTCAGCGACGGGGCAGCGGCCGCCCGAGCTGCGCCGGCCCTGCCCACGGACCGGCTCCCGCAGCCCGACAGCTGCCCGACGGGCCAGCAGGCTCCGAACGTCGACGGAGCCCGGCCGGAG GTTCTGACTCCTGGAAGCAGGGAATGGAGCAGAGAGGCAGGGCATGGAGCGAATCATATAACCTGCATAAACAGCCATCAACCCTTTCAGGAGGACGTTAGCGAgacaattaaaataatgataCCTTCTAATTCTATCAAGGCTTGA